From a single Daphnia pulex isolate KAP4 chromosome 2, ASM2113471v1 genomic region:
- the LOC124188616 gene encoding alkylated DNA repair protein alkB homolog 8-like isoform X2: MENSAVFSEEAADEIEKNHVFHVYEQISDHFSETRHSPWPNVKEFIDSFPAGALLVDVGCGNGKYLNCSKSLFSIGSDRSSKLLQVCRSRGGHQVVNADCRVSPFRDGIADAVISIAVIHHLATEERRLLALQDISRLLSKGGRALVYVWAKEQKIGTKKSTYLLQKKNEVSRTEEAYPSTILPVHENRTEFKHADVLVPWKLKSKTSGSKELDPGINPSAFLRFYHVFKEGELDSLCSSIPNISICRSYYDEGLAGNRFFGSPK, from the exons ATGGAAAATTCAGCAGTTTTTTCAGAAGAGGCAGCtgacgaaatcgaaaaaaacCATGTATTTCACGTTTACGAACAAATCTCTGATCATTTCAGTGAAACCAG ACATTCGCCGTGGCCTAACGTAAAAGAGTTCATAGATAGTTTTCCTGCTGGAGCACTTCTGGTTGATGTTGGATgtggaaatggaaaatatttaaattgttcCAAGTCCTTGTTTAGCATTGGATCTGACCGTTCAAGTAAACTGTTACAAG TTTGTAGAAGTCGTGGTGGACATCAAGTTGTCAATGCCGATTGTCGTGTTTCACCATTTCGTGATGGTATAGCTGATGCTGTGATCAGTATCGCGGTGATTCATCATCTGGCAACTGAAGAACGACGTTTGCTGGCTCTTCAAGATATCAGCC gattACTATCGAAAGGAGGTCGAGCTCTAGTGTACGTTTGGGCTAAAGAGCAGAAAATAGGGACGAAAAAGTCAACTTATTTGCTACAAAAGAAGAACGAAGTCTCTAGGACAGAAGAGGCGTACCCGTCAACAATCTTACCGGTGCACGAAAACCGGACAGAGTTCAAACATGCTGATGTTCTTGTTCCTTGGAAACTGAAATCGAAAACTTCCGGTAGTAAGGAACTGGATCCTGGTATTAATCCTTCCGCCTTCCTCAGATTTTACCATGTTTTCAAGGAAGGTGAATTGGACAGTTTATGTTCCAGCATTCCCAACATCTCTATTTGCCGCAGTTATTATGATGAAG GTCTAGCTGGAAACCGATTCTTCGGGAGCCCAAAATAA
- the LOC124202900 gene encoding CCAAT/enhancer-binding protein zeta-like, translating to MKKRQVKAPVIEGEEKILGDNDTEEIQDFIKQLGLDSINPDTFEVPEKTKEKRTKVKKSASNLKAPIPSSQYEAGVSDEKPVKGKYSDFKQNKFQNKYSAPQEAPNNSNAFSKPTQNKKIIFDDSYVAKNPAKEIVKIAPPAPIIHKNQNKKIVFDEDYISKPSTDTVQESYSSSDDSWYHLLIKPDIPWYQQDKPLKSNREATPEEVRKCEEEGKKYLEEDAINYQKVRAVGSDKSETKWIQTVLKSGAFADKIAAHSLLLQESPVHNLPSLKFLISLLDVKGRRECMSSLDALLRLFTEGRILNPNAKLSLMNKKPIGALTTVTPRERKELLALWSFEYQLKDFYNQFLVALDGLLKDAVDTTRRKGISAIATLLSYSPEQEQGLLSRLVNKVGDPTRAVATSTVGQMERLLQKHPQMKLVVVAEVERLLYRSNINTKAQYYALCFLSQILLDSDDVPLATKLIIIYVSFFKACVKNGEVDSKLMNALLTGLKRAYPYSKTVAITGGPLDGHVDTLFKIVHMVKFSLATQVLCILDQIVEIDKNNSDRFYSVLFRKLFDPEVGHSTKQSMFLNLLYRVLKRDESLPRLRTFVKRILQVCLCCPPQLGCALLYLVSELIKFRPELQNFPKEITTKEYVGEDDDDEEEHYKDVDDEEEHYKDADEEEEHNKDAEEEEEEGSVKEDETDTNQEVEKKKTSTWVHRKISHSKSNSKSGYDPLARNPLFARAEQSGGMWELHLLTSHFHPSVSLFAKTIVDGVPIDYTGDPLQDFTLPRFLDRFVFRNPKLVTAAQVKLPAQRRVLGKRSVYLPRGVRAMAVDSKEFAKQPKNCIPADEMFLYQYFKQRITKAPRLVKNSDDDDSDHESVASEEFEQYLAENTDFASDMKPKTKTDKKKKKSDADGEDEDDEDGEGGAEEDLEDAEVDSDEDFDNDEEFQDAFKDFDDMIDNSDEDVDPEDEDFGDDDMEEGGFREEDVAFSDEEDEDDEDDDDEEELAAPVPSKSKSKKRMADDDIDDLDFAFDAKPSSSKKKRGRDLFNANGNDFVAAEDFAAILEANAGTGLNTAGTTEAMANKDKASVKQLQWEMSRDRWMRDLNRPKKGGKKIGNKNKKGKSGPAFRKNRGKPGKQR from the exons atgaaaaaacgacAAGTAAAAGCTCCAGTTATcgagggagaagaaaaaattttgggtgacAATGATACAGAAGAG aTTCAAGATTTCATCAAACAGTTGGGATTGGACAGCATCAACCCTGATACATTTGAAGTaccagagaaaacaaaagaaaaaaggacaaaagtgaaaaaatctGCATCAAACCTGAAGGCACCAATCCCGTCAAGTCAATATGAAGCAGGTGTTTCAGATGAAAAACCTGTCAAGGGCAAATATTCTGACTTCAAGCAAAACAAGTTCCAGAATAAATACAGTGCACCTCAAGAAGCACCAAACAATAGCAATGCTTTTAGCAAaccaacacaaaacaaaaaaataatcttcgATGATTCATATGTAGCCAAAAACCCTGCTAAAGAAATCGTCAAAATAGCCCCTCCTGCTCCTATAATCCACaagaatcaaaataagaaaattgtgtttgatGAAGATTACATCTCTAAACCTTCTACAGACACTGTTCAAGAAAGCTATTCATCAAGTGATGATTCTTGGTATCATTTGCTCATTAAACCAGACATTCCTTGGTACCAGCAGGACAAACCATTGAAATCCAATAGGGAAGCTACACCTGAAGAAGTTAGAAAGTGTGAAGAAGAGGGCAAGAAGTATTTAGAGGAAGACGCAATCAATTATCAGAAAG tcCGGGCAGTAGGATCTGACAAGTCAGAAACTAAGTGGATTCAAACAGTGTTAAAGTCAGGAGCCTTTGCAGACAAGATTGCAGCTCATTCTTTATTACTTCAAGAATCTCCAGTCCATAATTTACCTTCACTGAAGTTTCTCATTTCCCTTCTTGACGTCAAGGGAAGAAGGGAATGCATGTCTTCGTTAGATGCCTTACTCCGTCTTTTCACTGAAGGAAGAATACTCAACCCGAATGCCAAACTATCTTTGATGAACAAGAAACCCATAGGCGCTCTTACGACTGTCACTCCGCGTGAACGCAAAGAGCTTTTGGCTTTGTGGTCGTTTGAGTATCAACTGAAAGACTTTTATAATCAGTTCCTCGTTGCTTTGGATGGATTATTGAAAGATGCTGTCGACACGACCCGTCGTAAAGGCATTTCAGCCATTGCTACCCTTCTCTCCTACAGCCCTGAACAAGAGCAAGGTCTTTTATCACGACTTGTAAACAAAGTCGGTGATCCCACCAGAGCAGTAGCTACGTCTACTGTCGGGCAAATGGAACGCTTACTTCAGAAGCATCCACAGATGAAATTGGTCGTAGTGGCTGAAGTTGAACGTCTTCTCTATCGGTCTAATATTAACACCAAAGCACAGTACTATGCCCTGTGCTTCCTTTCGCAGATACTTTTGGACTCGGATGATGTTCCTCTGGCTACTAAACTTATCATCATTTACGTATCTTTCTTCAAGGCTTGCGTGAAAAAT GGTGAAGTCGACTCTAAGTTAATGAACGCTCTGTTAACTGGACTGAAAAGAGCCTATCCATATTCAAAAACTGTTGCGATTACTGGAGGTCCCCTTGACGGACATGTGGACACACTCTTCAAGATCGTGCATATGGTTAAATTTTCATTGGCTACACAAGTCCTTTGCATTCTCGACCAGATTGTTGAAATtgacaaaaacaattcagACAG ATTTTATTCAGTTTTATTCAGAAAACTTTTTGATCCTGAAGTTGGACATTCGACAAAGCAGTCAATGTTCCTAAATTTGTTGTATCGTGTTTTGAAGAGAGACGAATCATTGCCTCGCTTGCGAACATTTGTCAAGCGTATTCTGCAAGTTTGCCTTTGTTGTCCGCCTCAACTAGGTTGCGCTCTCCTCTATCTCGTGTCTGAGCTCATCAAATTCCGCCCAGAGTTACaaaatttcccaaaagaaaTTACGACTAAGGAGTATGTTGGGgaagatgacgatgacgaagaagagcATTACAAAGACgttgacgacgaagaagagcaTTACAAAGACgctgacgaagaagaagaacataaCAAAGacgctgaagaagaagaagaagaaggaagtgTTAAAGAGGATGAAACAGACACTAATCAAGaagtggaaaagaagaaaacgtcaACTTGGGTTCATCGAAAAATTTCGCATTCAAAATCGAACTCGAAATCAGGATACGATCCCCTTGCACGCAACCCATTGTTTGCTCGAGCCGAACAGTCGGGTGGAATGTGGGAACTTCATTTGTTGACCAGCCATTTTCATCCTTCA gTTTCCCTTTTTGCCAAGACGATTGTAGATGGAGTTCCCATTGATTATACTGGCGATCCGTTACAGGACTTTACGTTGCCTCGATTCTTGGATCGTTTTGTCTTCAGAAATCCTAAACTTGTTACAGCTGCTCAGGTCAAACTGCCTGCCCAACG tcGAGTGCTGGGCAAAAGAAGTGTGTACTTGCCACGGGGTGTCAGAGCCATGGCTGTCGACAGCAAAGAATTTGCGAAACAGCCCAAAAATTGTATTCCTGCCGATGAAATGTTTCTCTATCA GTACTTTAAACAACGCATCACGAAGGCTCCTCGACTTGTAAAGAACAGCGACGACGATGATAGCGATCATGAAAGTGTTGCCAGCGAAGAATTTGAACAATATCTGGCAGAAAATACTGATTTTGCCTCTGACATGAAACCCAAGACTAAAacggacaagaagaagaaaaagagcgacGCCGACGGCgaggatgaagatgatgaagacggTGAAGGAGGTGCGGAAGAAGATTTGGAAGATGCCGAAGTCGACTCGGACGAAGATTTTGATAACGACGAGGAGTTCCAAGATGCTTTCAAAGATTTCGATGATATGATCGATAATAGTGACGAAGATGTGGACCCAGAAGATGAAGACTTTGGAGACGATGACATGGAAGAAGGTGGTTTCCGTGAAGAAGATGTAGCATTTTCTGATG aagaagatgaggatgatgaagatgatgacgatgaagaagagcTCGCAGCTCCAGTTCCATCCAAGTCAAAATCCAAGAAAAGGATGGCTGACGACGATATTGACGATTTAGACTTTGCGTTTGATGCCAAGCCGAGTAgtagcaaaaagaaacgaggtCGTGATTTGTTTAATGCCAACGGCAACGACTTTGTTGCCGCCGAAGACTTTGCTGCCATTCTTGAAGCCAACGCCGGCACGGGACTTAATACAGCAGGAACGACAGAGGCTATGGCTAATAAAGACAAAGCGTCGGTAAAACAACTTCAATGGGAAATGTCGCGAGATCGATGGATGAGGGATCTTAATCGACCCAAAAAAGGTGGCAAGAAAATtggcaacaaaaataaaaaaggtaaatcgGGTCCTGCTTTCAGAAAGAACCGAGGAAAACCTGGTAAACAACGATAA
- the LOC124188614 gene encoding hormone-sensitive lipase-like, translating to MQFLIGRAIFRQFNYCLSRNFSLKSIKNSQMSQQVSAAAAENANFFLNDSSTSGKALCFGFQQLATQCQEVAPLLDKIKREAPKFDLDVDTPGNGYRSFVIIFEALFKRCSSLCDLVKSQRSQVVFNLYKYSYIQDLKSWNEMIVSLNTFLEHLNTLLEWNEKDRVRCLFPSETHSSQELLDKARTIESYSFYGRHAAFQYCSSIESVLKGLLTIMAGYSDYYFSTSPHLWRVAKSLFMSTQYTLDAEHRARRIVHASQYATVDFCKSFWFLAESDLMKKVPDRICPAIRVNQLILIPPEPLQIDSTKCKPVNIPAPSAHGPIAPIQVRLLSAKGRPGMPGQNDYSEATVSDSLIIHCHGGGFVAQSSSSHETYLRHWAVALDVPILSIDYSLAPEYPFPRQLQEILFVYAWIQRNPSVAGTTAKKIIFAGDSAGANLMLGMTLWASDMNLRLPDGIFLAYVPLLVQFEPSPSRLLCLLDPLLPFGFMMRCLSAYAGQPDILPSHSGGRYSEADGRVKEIVDQINTTTSQESTESKTKHNTVIDPEQLDRLMAHSPADELDLFRVSSNPLMSPFLASDSALKKMPPISLLTIELDPCLDDSVEFAKRCRRLGCDIRLDILPGLPHGFLNFALLSREAKEGSKLCVKRIRELFKKCSDAAL from the exons ATGCAGTTTCTCATTGGTAGGGCAATCTTTCGGCAGTTTAACTATTGCCTTAGTCgtaattttagtttaaaatctataaaaaattcccaaatGAGTCAACAAGtttctgcagcagcagcagaaaatgCCAACTTTTTCCTTAATGACTCTAGCACATCAGGTAAAGCTCTCTGCTTTGGTTTTCAACAACTTGCAACTCAATGCCAAGAAGTTGCCCCATTGCTTGACAAAATCAAGCGGGAAGCTCCCAAGTTTGACCTTGATGTAGACACCCCTGGAAATGGGTACAGGAGTTTCGtaatcatttttgaagctcTGTTCAAGCGATGTTCATCTCTATGTGATCTAGTGAAAAGTCAACGGTCCCAAGTAGTATTTAATCTGTACAAATATTCCTACATTCAAGATCTCAAGTCTTGGAATGAGATGATTGTGTCTTTAAACACATTCCTGGAACATCTCAATACTCTGTTGGAGTGGAATGAAAAGGATAGAGTTCGCTGCTTGTTCCCATCTGAAACACACTCTTCACAAGAGCTACTGGATAAAGCAAGAACCATAGAATCATACAGTTTCTACGGTAGGCATGCAGCCTTCCAATACTGTTCGTCGATAGAGAGTGTTCTGAAGGGCTTATTGACAATCATGGCGGGTTATAGCGACTACTATTTTAGCACATCTCCTCATCTCTGGCGTGTAGCCAAAAGCCTATTTATGAGTACACAGTATACTTTGGATGCTGAACATCGCGCAAGAAGAATAGTCCACGCATCTCAATACGCCACGGTGGACTTTTGCAAATCCTTTTGGTTCCTAGCTGAATCAGATCTGATGAAAAAAGTACCTGATCGAATTTGCCCTGCAATTAGAGTAAATCAACTTATTCTTATCCCACCTGAACCGCTACAAATTGACTCAACGAAATGCAAGCCTGTCAATATACCTGCACCAAGCGCTCACGGTCCAATCGCACCTATCCAAGTCCGTTTACTAAGTGCCAAAGGTCGACCTGGAATGCCAGGCCAAAACGATTACTCTGAAGCCACCGTCTCTGACAGTTTAATCATCCACTGCCATGGAGGGGGATTTGTTGCACAAAGTTCTTCGTCACACGAAACT tATTTACGTCATTGGGCTGTTGCCTTGGACGTTCCCATCCTGTCGATTGATTACTCGCTGGCACCCGAGTATCCTTTTCCACGCCAGCTacaagaaattcttttcgtttATGCTTGGATCCAGCGTAACCCAAGTGTAGCTGGCACAACAGCCAAAAAGATCATTTTTGCTG GTGATTCTGCTGGTGCAAATCTCATGTTAGGTATGACATTGTGGGCTTCGGACATGAACTTACGCCTTCCTGACGGGATTTTCTTGGCATATGTTCCATTGTTGGTTCAATTTGAGCCATCTCCATCTCGACTCCTCTGTCTTCTGGATCCGTtacttccttttggattcATGATGCGATGCCTCAGTg CTTATGCTGGTCAACCTGACATTTTGCCTTCTCACTCCGGTGGCCGCTACAGTGAAGCTGATGGTAGAGTTAAAGAAATTGTAGACCAGATAAATACGACCACCTCTCAGGAATCAACTGAATCAAAAACTAAACATAATACTGTGATCG atccTGAGCAGCTGGATAGACTTATGGCACATAGTCCTGCAGATGAGCTGGATTTGTTCCGTGTTTCCAGCAACCCCTTAATGTCTCCATTTTTGGCATCGGATAGTGCCTTGAAGAAAATGCCTCCAATCAGTCTTCTT acgatCGAATTAGATCCTTGTTTAGATGATTCTGTTGAATTCGCCAAACGATGCCGTCGATTGGGTTGTGATATTCGCCTCGATATTCTCCCGGGGCTTCCGCATGGATTTCTCAATTTTGCTTTG ctAAGTCGCGAAGCAAAGGAAGGTTCAAAATTGTGTGTCAAGAGGATTCGCGAGCTGTTCAAGAAATGTAGCGATGCGGCACTATGA
- the LOC124188615 gene encoding uncharacterized protein LOC124188615 encodes MSKAIEISEYELEIQKNIEERKKMFEMLQLNSAKQALVDVTVKVKPVKTSSKRNLEIDSFSEGARKLPNKGKSTQFGVKKHWYELSIMMFYKFSEETKKVQPNGKPDVIGSCIFCGKEITGQIVLIRNWKNHLQNCHQDIPEWKEYVKKTLEIKEQRRRNSSGLVPSSFMSMQKQRVQHTLGSHTLSPQPLLRMMPTTHCLKEVRDMTSSPSLQESFKQRKTSPLLSLDLKEESVAFSRPDSTISECCMIEETVLPNVKSDSSSIHRTIQTRGQSKKLGALQVSKTGHLFS; translated from the exons ATGAGTAAAGCTATAGAGATCTCTGAGTATGAACTCgagatacaaaaaaatattgaggaaaggaaaaaaatgtttgaaatgctTCAATTGAACAGTGCCAAACAGGCATTGGTCGATGTTACGGTCAAAGTCAAACCAGTTAAAACCTCATCCAAACGTAATTTGGAAATTGATAGTTTTTCTGAAGG CGCAAGAAAGTTGCCCAATAAAGGAAAGAGTACTCAATTCGGTGTGAAGAAACATTGGTATGAGTTGAGTATAATgatgttttacaaattttccgaagaaaccaaaaaagtcCAACCTAATGGCAAACCAGATGTAATTGGTTCATgcattttttgtggaaaagaAATTACAGGTCAGATCGTTTTGATtaggaattggaaaaatcacCTTCAG AATTGTCATCAAGACATTCCAGAATGGAAAGAATACGTTAAAAAAACTCTAGAAATAAAGGAGCAGAGAAGGAGAAACTCATCTGGTTTGGTACCTTCATCTTTTATGTCGATGCAGAAACAAAGAGTACAACATACACTGGGATCCCATACATTATCCCCACAGCCTCTACTTAGGATGATGCCCACCACCCACTGTTTAAAAGAAGTAAGAGATATGACGTCAAGTCCTTCTCTTCAGGAATCTTTTAAGCAAAGGAAGACATCACCCCTTCTATC ctTAGACCTTAAAGAAGAGTCTGTTGCCTTTTCCCGACCAGATTCTACTATATCTGAATGCTGCATGATAGAAGA GACTGTTTTGCCGAACGTCAAGTCCGACTCGTCGTCAATTCATCGCACAATACAGACTCGTGGACAAAGTAAAAAACTTGGAGCCCTTCAAGTTTCGAAGACTGGCCACTTGTTCAGTTGA
- the LOC124188616 gene encoding alkylated DNA repair protein alkB homolog 8-like isoform X1, whose protein sequence is MENSAVFSEEAADEIEKNHVFHVYEQISDHFSETRHSPWPNVKEFIDSFPAGALLVDVGCGNGKYLNCSKSLFSIGSDRSSKLLQVCRSRGGHQVVNADCRVSPFRDGIADAVISIAVIHHLATEERRLLALQDISRLLSKGGRALVYVWAKEQKIGTKKSTYLLQKKNEVSRTEEAYPSTILPVHENRTEFKHADVLVPWKLKSKTSGSKELDPGINPSAFLRFYHVFKEGELDSLCSSIPNISICRSYYDEAHVILEVDIQFLA, encoded by the exons ATGGAAAATTCAGCAGTTTTTTCAGAAGAGGCAGCtgacgaaatcgaaaaaaacCATGTATTTCACGTTTACGAACAAATCTCTGATCATTTCAGTGAAACCAG ACATTCGCCGTGGCCTAACGTAAAAGAGTTCATAGATAGTTTTCCTGCTGGAGCACTTCTGGTTGATGTTGGATgtggaaatggaaaatatttaaattgttcCAAGTCCTTGTTTAGCATTGGATCTGACCGTTCAAGTAAACTGTTACAAG TTTGTAGAAGTCGTGGTGGACATCAAGTTGTCAATGCCGATTGTCGTGTTTCACCATTTCGTGATGGTATAGCTGATGCTGTGATCAGTATCGCGGTGATTCATCATCTGGCAACTGAAGAACGACGTTTGCTGGCTCTTCAAGATATCAGCC gattACTATCGAAAGGAGGTCGAGCTCTAGTGTACGTTTGGGCTAAAGAGCAGAAAATAGGGACGAAAAAGTCAACTTATTTGCTACAAAAGAAGAACGAAGTCTCTAGGACAGAAGAGGCGTACCCGTCAACAATCTTACCGGTGCACGAAAACCGGACAGAGTTCAAACATGCTGATGTTCTTGTTCCTTGGAAACTGAAATCGAAAACTTCCGGTAGTAAGGAACTGGATCCTGGTATTAATCCTTCCGCCTTCCTCAGATTTTACCATGTTTTCAAGGAAGGTGAATTGGACAGTTTATGTTCCAGCATTCCCAACATCTCTATTTGCCGCAGTTATTATGATGAAG ctCATGTTATTCTGGAGGTAGATATACAATTTTTGGCGTAA